One part of the Entelurus aequoreus isolate RoL-2023_Sb linkage group LG05, RoL_Eaeq_v1.1, whole genome shotgun sequence genome encodes these proteins:
- the LOC133649693 gene encoding uncharacterized protein LOC133649693 encodes MEMEGLKRMVELLISWDLDVGVLVTDRHRQIAKWIRENMPNTRHCYDIWHVAKSIGKKLNAIYKHKDCEDLKPWVQSIINHLYWAAVSTPPGEGELLVAKWKSVVRHIQNIHKDYGDLFPICTHGQLQRQKKWLKQSSRSAVKLEEVVNNKSLLKDIAMLSGEHQTSKVEAFHSLIIQFAPKMYVFSYIGMLCRNLLAGLHWNENSSRPIATTQAGAERYAVRYPKYKAGGHVVKKIATEPTYRYVDDLIREVVAGCRQTPDQRTPVSVTVDVPPFLCDELEKPDKEEAIAKHRSRFGKC; translated from the exons atggagatggaaggactgaagaggatggtggagctgttgatcagctgggacctggatgtcggggtgctggtgacagaccgacacagacagatcgctaaatggattcgcgaaaacatgcccaatacacggcactgctatgacatctggcatgttgcaaaat ccatcggAAAGAAACTGAACGCCATCTAcaagcataaggactgtgaagacctgaagccctgggtgcaaagtataatcaaccacctctactgggcagcagtgtctacaccgcctggagagggggaacttctggttgccaagtggaagtctgtggtgcgacacattcagaacatccacaaggactatggcgacctcttcccaatttgtactcatggacaactgcaacggcaaaagaaatggctcaaacaaa gttcacgctcagcagtgaaactggaggaggtggtcaacaacaagtccctgctgaaagatatcgccatgctgtcgggtgaacaccagacttccaaggtggaggcgttccatagccttatcatacag ttcgcaccgaaaatgtatgtcttctcatacatcggaatgctgtgcag GAACCTGCTTGCTGGGCTGCACTGGAATGAAAACTCGAGCCGCCCTATAGCCACTACACAAGCGGGTGCTGAGCGCTATGCAGTACGCTACccgaagtataaagcagggggccatgtggtcaagaaaatcgcgacagagccaacatacc gctacgtagatgacttgatcagggaggttgttgctggctgcagacagaccccTGACCAGAGAACACCAGTCAGCGTCACTGTGGATGTGCCTCCCTTCCTCTgcgatgaactggagaagccagacaaggaggaagccatcgccaagcacaggagtcgcttcggtaagtgttaa
- the LOC133649694 gene encoding P2X purinoceptor 7-like — MMAARSESDSDRDSDDFPINLSEDERFLDEESASEELVGIGSDSEAVRGIEPYRFEPEADEDCQEYAAAIDAGGAHDIDRLQNTEWCTCHNCVNMETVAECVCCRELDAVARTMEEERVETCIIDHPGFPSVCLDEWVLQTAYYAYEQQYGVLQQQQNERRRHTAYRQFVRFCWGYLGKEIRVVLPACVVHKIRTTFPSMDYTGFQDVQ, encoded by the exons atgatggccgccagaagtgagagcgattccgaccgagatagcgacgatttccccattaatttgagcgaggatgaaagatttttggatgaggaaagtgcaagtgaagaacTAGTGGGgattggaagcgattcagaagctgtgagagggatagagccataCCGCTTTGAACCCGAAGCTGACGAAGACTGTCAGGAGTAcgctgctgctattgatgctggaggagcacacgacatagatcgccttcagaatacagaatg gtgtacatgtcacaactgtgtgaacatggagacagtggctgagtgtgtctgctgtCGTGAGCTAGATGCAGTGGCCAGAACGATGGAGGAGGAGAGGGTGGagacgtgcatcatagaccaccctggctttccatctgtgtgtctggatgaatgggtgctgcagacagcgtATTACGCCTACGAACAGCAATATGGCgtgctgcagcaacagcaaaatga gcggagacgacacacagcctatcgacagtttgtccgcttctgctggggatatctgggaaaggagataagggtggtactaccagcttgtgtagtacataagattaggacaacattcccatcgatggactacacggggttccaagacgtgcagtga